The Argopecten irradians isolate NY chromosome 16, Ai_NY, whole genome shotgun sequence genome window below encodes:
- the LOC138311155 gene encoding low-density lipoprotein receptor-related protein 2-like isoform X2, giving the protein MDFEDASDKRGCHKLSGNVNCSVNNGGCSQTCTDLSDSGYYCSCQEGYKIAVNDRKSCEDVDECARWGTYCAQQCKNVKGSYKCLCTDGFHDVKGKGTHCKPKGGQLLIFFTSGHEVRQVIPDKKAYSGTLSWGRHMGALDVDVDRRLLYFSDLSLMKIERAGIPDDIKNGGPPRPQDLNADVTQVEGIAIDWVTNNIYWTDSSRRTISVALDDGRYQKTLIRDDLVHPLAIIVNPKLGLLYWTDAGSTSPKIEQAWMTGEERSVLVFTRLGRPTGLTLDDHMDDRLYWCDSKENLIESIKLDGSDRVIVVGKGLDNPVSLDVFGDSLYWASQQMGAVMKMDKFGRGVNVTLQTGLLLPSSVRIMHPKRHNLSVKNQCSDDDGEKCSHLCLLKPDGAACACPDRSQFIDDSTTQCDAAWESSKPSPSKCSCLNISY; this is encoded by the exons ATGGACTTTGAGGATGCGTCTGACAAGCGAGGCTGTC ATAAACTATCAGGAAATGTGAACTGTTCAGTAAACAATGGTGGGTGTTCCCAGACCTGTACAGATCTCAGTGACAGTGGATACTACTGTTCCTGTCAGGAAGGGTACAAGATTGCCGTCAACGATCGCAAgtcctgtgaag ACGTTGACGAGTGTGCTCGGTGGGGAACATACTGTGCACAGCAGTGTAAGAATGTGAAGGGATCATACAAATGTCTGTGCACTGACGGATTCCACGATGTCAAGGGCAAAGGAACGCACTGTAAACCCAAAG GTGGACAACTGTTGATCTTCTTCACCAGTGGCCACGAGGTACGACAGGTCATCCCCGATAAAAAGGCGTACTCCGGAACATTAAGTTGGGGGCGCCACATGGGGGCACTAGACGTTGATGTGGATCGTCGCCTTCTTTACTTTTCTGATCTATCATTGATGAAGATTGAAAGAGCTGGAATTCCTGACGATATAAAGAATGGTGGCCCGCCGCGTCCCCAGGATTTAAACGCAGATGTGACCCAGGTGGAGGGGATCGCCATTGATTGGGTAACAAA TAATATTTATTGGACGGATTCGAGTCGGCGGACGATCTCTGTTGCCCTAGACGACGGTCGATACCAGAAGACCTTGATAAGGGATGACTTGGTTCATCCTCTGGCTATAATTGTCAACCCTAAACTGGG ATTGCTGTACTGGACAGATGCAGGCAGCACCAGTCCAAAAATAGAACAGGCTTGGATGACTGGTGAGGAACGGTCAGTCTTGGTCTTCACACGGCTTGGCCGACCAACAGGACTAACCCTTGATGACCACATGGATGACAGACTTTACTGGTGCGACTCCAAGGAAAACCTAATTGAGTCCATCAAGCTGGATGGGTCAGACAGGGTCATCGTCGTCGGGAAAG GCCTAGACAATCCCGTCAGTTTGGATGTATTTGGAGACTCATTATACTGGGCTTCCCAACAAATGGGCGCCGTCATGAAGATGGATAAATTTGGGCGTGGTGTCAACGTCACACTACAAACAGGACTCCTACTGCCCTCTAGTGTCAGAATAATGCACCCGAAACGTCACAATTTATCAG TGAAAAACCAATGTTCTGACGATGACGGTGAGAAGTGTAGCCATCTTTGTTTGCTGAAACCTGACGGAGCTGCTTGTGCTTGTCCTGACCGCTCACAGTTTATTGACGACTCTACGACACAGTGTGATGCAG CGTGGGAATCATCCAAACCGTCCCCATCTAAATGTTCCTGtctgaatatttcatattaa
- the LOC138311155 gene encoding low-density lipoprotein receptor-related protein 2-like isoform X1: MDFEDASDKRGCHKLSGNVNCSVNNGGCSQTCTDLSDSGYYCSCQEGYKIAVNDRKSCEDVDECARWGTYCAQQCKNVKGSYKCLCTDGFHDVKGKGTHCKPKGGQLLIFFTSGHEVRQVIPDKKAYSGTLSWGRHMGALDVDVDRRLLYFSDLSLMKIERAGIPDDIKNGGPPRPQDLNADVTQVEGIAIDWVTNNIYWTDSSRRTISVALDDGRYQKTLIRDDLVHPLAIIVNPKLGLLYWTDAGSTSPKIEQAWMTGEERSVLVFTRLGRPTGLTLDDHMDDRLYWCDSKENLIESIKLDGSDRVIVVGKGEVKGLDNPVSLDVFGDSLYWASQQMGAVMKMDKFGRGVNVTLQTGLLLPSSVRIMHPKRHNLSVKNQCSDDDGEKCSHLCLLKPDGAACACPDRSQFIDDSTTQCDAAWESSKPSPSKCSCLNISY; this comes from the exons ATGGACTTTGAGGATGCGTCTGACAAGCGAGGCTGTC ATAAACTATCAGGAAATGTGAACTGTTCAGTAAACAATGGTGGGTGTTCCCAGACCTGTACAGATCTCAGTGACAGTGGATACTACTGTTCCTGTCAGGAAGGGTACAAGATTGCCGTCAACGATCGCAAgtcctgtgaag ACGTTGACGAGTGTGCTCGGTGGGGAACATACTGTGCACAGCAGTGTAAGAATGTGAAGGGATCATACAAATGTCTGTGCACTGACGGATTCCACGATGTCAAGGGCAAAGGAACGCACTGTAAACCCAAAG GTGGACAACTGTTGATCTTCTTCACCAGTGGCCACGAGGTACGACAGGTCATCCCCGATAAAAAGGCGTACTCCGGAACATTAAGTTGGGGGCGCCACATGGGGGCACTAGACGTTGATGTGGATCGTCGCCTTCTTTACTTTTCTGATCTATCATTGATGAAGATTGAAAGAGCTGGAATTCCTGACGATATAAAGAATGGTGGCCCGCCGCGTCCCCAGGATTTAAACGCAGATGTGACCCAGGTGGAGGGGATCGCCATTGATTGGGTAACAAA TAATATTTATTGGACGGATTCGAGTCGGCGGACGATCTCTGTTGCCCTAGACGACGGTCGATACCAGAAGACCTTGATAAGGGATGACTTGGTTCATCCTCTGGCTATAATTGTCAACCCTAAACTGGG ATTGCTGTACTGGACAGATGCAGGCAGCACCAGTCCAAAAATAGAACAGGCTTGGATGACTGGTGAGGAACGGTCAGTCTTGGTCTTCACACGGCTTGGCCGACCAACAGGACTAACCCTTGATGACCACATGGATGACAGACTTTACTGGTGCGACTCCAAGGAAAACCTAATTGAGTCCATCAAGCTGGATGGGTCAGACAGGGTCATCGTCGTCGGGAAAGgtgaggtcaaag GCCTAGACAATCCCGTCAGTTTGGATGTATTTGGAGACTCATTATACTGGGCTTCCCAACAAATGGGCGCCGTCATGAAGATGGATAAATTTGGGCGTGGTGTCAACGTCACACTACAAACAGGACTCCTACTGCCCTCTAGTGTCAGAATAATGCACCCGAAACGTCACAATTTATCAG TGAAAAACCAATGTTCTGACGATGACGGTGAGAAGTGTAGCCATCTTTGTTTGCTGAAACCTGACGGAGCTGCTTGTGCTTGTCCTGACCGCTCACAGTTTATTGACGACTCTACGACACAGTGTGATGCAG CGTGGGAATCATCCAAACCGTCCCCATCTAAATGTTCCTGtctgaatatttcatattaa
- the LOC138311155 gene encoding low-density lipoprotein receptor-related protein 4-like isoform X3, whose product MDFEDASDKRGCHKLSGNVNCSVNNGGCSQTCTDLSDSGYYCSCQEGYKIAVNDRKSCEDVDECARWGTYCAQQCKNVKGSYKCLCTDGFHDVKGKGTHCKPKGGQLLIFFTSGHEVRQVIPDKKAYSGTLSWGRHMGALDVDVDRRLLYFSDLSLMKIERAGIPDDIKNGGPPRPQDLNADVTQVEGIAIDWVTNNIYWTDSSRRTISVALDDGRYQKTLIRDDLVHPLAIIVNPKLGLLYWTDAGSTSPKIEQAWMTGEERSVLVFTRLGRPTGLTLDDHMDDRLYWCDSKENLIESIKLDGSDRVIVVGKGEVKGLDNPVSLDVFGDSLYWASQQMGAVMKMDKFGRGVNVTLQTGLLLPSSVRIMHPKRHNLSVKNQCSDDDGEKCSHLCLLKPDGAACACPDRSQFIDDSTTQCDAESGDST is encoded by the exons ATGGACTTTGAGGATGCGTCTGACAAGCGAGGCTGTC ATAAACTATCAGGAAATGTGAACTGTTCAGTAAACAATGGTGGGTGTTCCCAGACCTGTACAGATCTCAGTGACAGTGGATACTACTGTTCCTGTCAGGAAGGGTACAAGATTGCCGTCAACGATCGCAAgtcctgtgaag ACGTTGACGAGTGTGCTCGGTGGGGAACATACTGTGCACAGCAGTGTAAGAATGTGAAGGGATCATACAAATGTCTGTGCACTGACGGATTCCACGATGTCAAGGGCAAAGGAACGCACTGTAAACCCAAAG GTGGACAACTGTTGATCTTCTTCACCAGTGGCCACGAGGTACGACAGGTCATCCCCGATAAAAAGGCGTACTCCGGAACATTAAGTTGGGGGCGCCACATGGGGGCACTAGACGTTGATGTGGATCGTCGCCTTCTTTACTTTTCTGATCTATCATTGATGAAGATTGAAAGAGCTGGAATTCCTGACGATATAAAGAATGGTGGCCCGCCGCGTCCCCAGGATTTAAACGCAGATGTGACCCAGGTGGAGGGGATCGCCATTGATTGGGTAACAAA TAATATTTATTGGACGGATTCGAGTCGGCGGACGATCTCTGTTGCCCTAGACGACGGTCGATACCAGAAGACCTTGATAAGGGATGACTTGGTTCATCCTCTGGCTATAATTGTCAACCCTAAACTGGG ATTGCTGTACTGGACAGATGCAGGCAGCACCAGTCCAAAAATAGAACAGGCTTGGATGACTGGTGAGGAACGGTCAGTCTTGGTCTTCACACGGCTTGGCCGACCAACAGGACTAACCCTTGATGACCACATGGATGACAGACTTTACTGGTGCGACTCCAAGGAAAACCTAATTGAGTCCATCAAGCTGGATGGGTCAGACAGGGTCATCGTCGTCGGGAAAGgtgaggtcaaag GCCTAGACAATCCCGTCAGTTTGGATGTATTTGGAGACTCATTATACTGGGCTTCCCAACAAATGGGCGCCGTCATGAAGATGGATAAATTTGGGCGTGGTGTCAACGTCACACTACAAACAGGACTCCTACTGCCCTCTAGTGTCAGAATAATGCACCCGAAACGTCACAATTTATCAG TGAAAAACCAATGTTCTGACGATGACGGTGAGAAGTGTAGCCATCTTTGTTTGCTGAAACCTGACGGAGCTGCTTGTGCTTGTCCTGACCGCTCACAGTTTATTGACGACTCTACGACACAGTGTGATGCAG agtCTGGAGACAGTACGTAG
- the LOC138311143 gene encoding tripartite motif-containing protein 2-like has product MATANIPVRTEGQTTCNHHKGRQLDLYCEKCQEPICPKCISTIHKLHPMCELSEVTPQKKQDIRNFIDRTEQNDLVQIGKYITSTDTLLKDNDSIFDKLSHELKMQTEKLKQDLDKLREETLSLYQNLKDDNIKLIQKYKQELEILNKQLKHQIQKCKKTLQQGSHIEIYDTKNEIDSQIHIPVKPTLDTVSFNPNNTPKGHLVQALGKVTTSGQSHTSTDQKRSVSLADGQQQPSSQQQSEDKGKKAVARKTLLTETKVVEEWESPCYIWSICPTTDDQAWTSVYNSNTLTLLDRKGTVIQKVTHKARINDISLSPTTHRLWACDIQNNILELVSGQLTQQFTTKTHPICICITAKNHVIVGMSGNVSKYTTQGQMVLTTMAAGTGKPLVCTPYRITECPVTNNVAVIDHSNKHDGGDGNRHVVVMDTDFQQLFVYRGDIPSTCKQSPQTGGEPFNPCGIVYDSQGSLIIGDKNNKNVVLVSKDGKGLRILHTDSGWVGAVGVGRDDLLWVKIGYPKNCVKMLQYYKM; this is encoded by the coding sequence ATGGCAACAGCAAACATACCAGTTCGTACGGAAGGACAGACAACCTGTAACCAtcacaaggggagacaactagaTTTGTACTGTGAAAAATGTCAAGAACCAATTTGTCCTAAATGCATTTCCACCATTCACAAACTTCATCCAATGTGTGAGCTTAGTGAAGTCACTCCTCAGAAGAAACAAGACATCAGAAACTTTATTGACAGAACAGAACAAAATGATCTGGTACAGATTGGGAAATACATCACATCTACTGATACACTCCTCAAAGACAACGACagcatatttgataaattatcacATGAACTGAAGATGCAAACggaaaaattaaaacaagaccTTGACAAACTTAGAGAAGAGACACTCTCACTTTATCAAAACTTAAAAGATGACAACATCAAACTCATACAGAAATACAAACAAGaacttgaaattttgaacaAACAACTTAAACACCAAATACAGAAATGTAAGAAAACACTTCAGCAGGGCTCTCACATAGAAATATATGAcactaaaaatgaaatagattCCCAAATACATATCCCTGTCAAACCTACTTTAGATACAGTCAGCTTCAACCCAAACAATACTCCTAAAGGTCACCTGGTACAAGCCTTAGGAAAAGTCACCACCTCAGGCCAAAGTCATACATCCACTGACCAGAAACGGTCAGTATCATTAGCAGACGGTCAGCAACAACCCTCATCACAACAACAGTCAGAGGATAAAGGTAAGAAAGCAGTGGCCAGGAAAACACTACTGACAGAGACCAAGGTGGTGGAGGAGTGGGAGTCTCCATGTTACATTTGGTCTATATGTCCTACCACTGATGACCAGGCCTGGACCAGTGTCTACAACAGTAACACATTAACTCTCCTGGACAGGAAGGGCACAGTGATACAGAAGGTCACACACAAGGCTAGGATCAATGACATCAGTCTATCACCAACAACACACAGATTGTGGGCCTGTGATATACAAAACAACATCCTGGAGCTGGTATCAGGACAGTTAACTCAACAATTCACAACTAAAACACAtcctatatgtatatgtattacagcAAAGAACCATGTCATTGTGGGCATGTCAGGAAACGTCTCCAAATATACCACACAAGGTCAGATGGTACTCACTACAATGGCAGCAGGGACTGGGAAACCATTAGTGTGTACACCATACAGGATCACAGAGTGTCCTGTCACTAACAATGTCGCAGTGATTGATCACAGTAATAAacatgatggtggtgatggaaACAGACAtgttgttgtcatggatactGACTTCCAGCAACTGTTTGTATACAGAGGTGACATCCccagtacatgtaaacaatcaCCACAAACAGGAGGTGAACCATTTAACCCCTGTGGTATAGTGTATGATAGTCAGGGGAGCCTCATCATAGgggacaaaaacaataaaaatgttgtCCTAGTGAGTAAAGATGGTAAAGGACTCAGGATCCTACACACAGACAGTGGCTGGGTAGGGGCTGTAGGTGTGGGTAGAGATGATTTACTGTGGGTAAAGATTGGGTACCCTAAGAATTGTGTGAAGATGTTGCAGTACTACAAGATGTGA